In a single window of the Magnolia sinica isolate HGM2019 chromosome 7, MsV1, whole genome shotgun sequence genome:
- the LOC131250903 gene encoding putative disease resistance protein RGA3, whose protein sequence is MAYSLVSTAVDKLNSILQDEVALLVGVTDEIEKLSSTFTLIQAVLKDAETRQLKDKAVKIWLEKVKDVAYDVDDILDEWMTDDLRSPAADEGDGSCFSKKRLRRFLSPVNCFNHVKLRHKIGSKIKEVRGRLDNVAKEKSQLSLTVGLDAEVSSGMIRERETSFLLDRSSIVGREDDKNEVVDFLLSGGEANEVSMVISIVGMGGVGKTTLAQLAYNDEDVKGHFTKRMWVCVSEDFDMKRITKSIIESATGTGCESLDLATLQDRLCGMLDAKRFLLVLDDVWSNDSEMWDKLRLPFQAGAPGSRIIVTTRREDVAQTVGSTRMHKLAVLSNDDCWFLFSHRALEHQSVEDHSELEEIGREIVKKCGGFPLAAKTIGSAMRSRRTKSQWKLVLESEIWNSGDVFGGILPALLLSYHDLPYALKQCFSYCSVYPKDWWIRKDEIVKQWVAQGFIRSEGSTDMEEISKLYFDDLLRRSLLQDAVTGSDGMTDWCKMHDLVHDLAQSVAGSDCSTVDIKRQASLKLYNVRHSFLIVSDEAGDEVASIWGTFYKAHKLRTLLLKSRIFRLPLPLDRTPTDIKILRVPHDLFHHLNRLRTLKLSGTSIKELPGTVGQLKHLRHLDLSYTGIEELPEELSNCINLQALILNHCYELIKLPRGMRKLISLRLLEFDNYNHLRYLPQGIGRLTALRKLTKFIVGDGDEGCKCGELKHLNHLQGKLKITGLGNVRISDEAREAELDKKQDIHALHLSYRGEGGELNDDEVKRMDDVLQSLQPHTNLKELRIRSYQGSKLPTWLEDPVFSNLVTVKLQFCYKCEQLPGLGKLPSLKYLEIDGMEEVMCVSGEFTGDNNNGGGGGGGGGGVLFPKLETLYFKRMPNWEEWELRGGDGRVLPSLLQLEIRNRRKLKALHCNLLPLLWKLTLEGINDRMLWGGPLPVLPNLNHLVIGWINDLTSLPGGWLGQLKALQALEISYCPQLESLPEELGQLEALQTLEIKWCPQLGSLPEELQRLTMLQNLYIIGCPVLEERC, encoded by the coding sequence ATGGCTTATTCGCTGGTCTCGACCGCAGTGGATAAGTTGAACAGCATCCTCCAAGATGAGGTGGCTTTGTTGGTGGGTGTCACCGACGAGATCGAAAAGCTTTCCAGTACATTCACCTTGATCCAAGCTGTGCTTAAAGATGCTGAAACTAGGCAATTGAAGGACAAAGCAGTGAAGATCTGGTTGGAGAAGGTCAAAGACGTGGCCTACGATGTGGATGACATACTAGATGAGTGGATGACAGATGATCTCAGATCACCAGCAGCCGATGAAGGTGATGGGTCCTGTTTCAGCAAGAAGAGGTTAAGACGCTTCCTCTCCCCCGTTAATTGTTTCAATCATGTCAAGTTACGCCACAAAATTGGGAGTAAGATAAAGGAAGTGAGGGGTAGATTAGATAATGTCGCCAAAGAGAAGAGCCAATTGAGTCTTACAGTAGGTCTGGATGCTGAAGTGAGTTCAGGCATGATCAGAGAGCGAGAGACGAGCTTCCTACTCGACCGATCATCAATTGTAGGCAGAGAAGATGACAAAAATGAAGTCGTAGACTTTTTGTTGAGTGGTGGAGAGGCAAATGAGGTGTCCATGGTCATTTCTATTGTTGGCATGGGGGGCGTGGGCAAAACCACCCTTGCCCAGCTCGCCTACAACGATGAAGATGTCAAGGGGCATTTCACCAAGAGAATGTGGGTGTGTGTTTCAGAAGATTTTGATATGAAACGGATTACAAAATCAATCATAGAATCTGCAACTGGGACTGGTTGCGAGTCATTAGACTTGGCCACATTGCAGGATCGCCTCTGTGGTATGTTGGACGCAAAGCGATTCTTGCTTGTGCTTGACGACGTTTGGAGCAATGACAGCGAGATGTGGGACAAGCTGAGACTTCCCTTCCAAGCTGGTGCACCTGGGAGCCGAATCATTGTAACCACTCGTAGAGAAGATGTTGCACAGACAGTGGGAAGCACACGCATGCACAAACTGGCAGTTTTATCTAATGACGATTGCTGGTTCCTGTTCAGCCATAGAGCGCTCGAGCATCAGAGTGTCGAAGACCATTCGGAATTGGAAGAGATTGGAAGGGAAATCGTAAAGAAGTGTGGAGGGTTTCCTCTCGCAGCAAAGACAATAGGGAGTGCCATGCGGTCAAGAAGGACAAAAAGCCAATGGAAGCTTGTCTTGGAAAGCGagatatggaactcaggtgatgTCTTTGGAGGCATTTTACCAGCTTTGTTGCTAAGCTACCATGACTTGCCTTATGCACTGAAGCAGTGCTTCTCATATTGCTCTGTTTACCCAAAAGATTGGTGGATTCGGAAGGATGAGATAGTCAAGCAATGGGTGGCCCAAGGTTTCATCCGCTCTGAGGGAAGTACAGACATGGAGGAAATCAGCAAACTGTATTTTGATGATTTGTTAAGGCGTTCATTACTCCAAGATGCAGTAACAGGTAGTGATGGAATGACAGACtggtgcaagatgcatgatttagttcatgatcttgcacaatctgttgcaggaagtgactgttcaactgtggacatcaaaaggcaagcttcACTCAAGCTATACAATGTCCGTCATTCTTTTTTAATTGTCAGTGATGAAGCCGGTGATGAAGTGGCTTCCATTTGGGGCACTTTCTATAAGGCCCACAAGTTGCGGACGTTGTTACTCAAGTCAAGAATCTTCAGGTTGCCATTGCCTTTGGATAGGACTCCCACTGACATTAAGATATTGAGAGTTCCACATGATTTATTTCATCATTTGAATCGCCTTAGGACATTGAAGTTGAGTGGCACTAGCATTAAGGAATTGCCTGGAACAGTAGGACAGTTGAAACACTTGAGACATCTTGATTTATCCTACACAGGCATAGAGGAGTTGCCAGAGGAGTTGAGTAATTGCATAAATTTACAGGCCTTGATACTCAATCACTGCTATGAGCTAATAAAACTGCCCAGAGGGATGAGGAAATTGATTAGCCTGAGACTTTTGGAATTCGACAATTATAACCATCTGAGATATTTACCACAGGGCATAGGGAGACTAACTGCCCTTCGGAAGTTAACAAAGTTCATTGTGGGGGATGGCGATGAAGGATGTAAATGCGGAGAACTGAAACACCTCAATCATCTTCAAGGAAAACTTAAAATTACTGGCTTGGGAAATGTCAGGATCAGTGACGAAGCTAGGGAGGCAGAACTGGATAAGAAGCAGGACATTCATGCTCTACACTTGTCGTATCGCGGCGAAGGTggtgaattgaatgatgatgaggtgaagaggaTGGATGATGTGCTCCAAAGCCTCCAGCCCCACACAAACTTAAAAGAGTTAAGAATACGGAGTTACCAAGGTTCCAAGCTTCCCACATGGTTAGAGGATCCGGTGTTCTCCAATCTAGTCACTGTCAAACTCCAGTTTTGTTATAAGTGTGAACAATTGCCGGGTCTTGGGAAACTACCGTCCCTTAAATACcttgaaattgatggaatggAAGAGGTGATGTGTGTGAGTGGTGAATTTACTGGGGATAATAACAATggcggtggtggtggtggtggtggtggtggtgtctTATTCCCTAAGCTGGAGACCCTTTACTTCAAGAGAATGCCAAATTGGGAGGAGTGGGAATTGAGAGGTGGAGATGGACGGGTTTTGCCATCACTCCTCCAATTAGAAATACGAAACCGCCGAAAGCTGAAGGCATTGCACTGCAACCTTTTACCACTCCTCTGGAAGCTGACTTTGGAAGGAATTAATGACAGGATGTTATGGGGAGGGCCCTTACCCGTCCTCCCCAACCTTAACCATTTGGTGATTGGTTGGATTAATGATCTGACATCATTACCTGGTGGTTggttgggacaactcaaagccctccaaGCTCTGGAGATCTCCTATTGTCCACAGCTGGAGTCTTTACCAGAGGAGTTGGGACAACTCGAAGCCCTCCAAACTCTGGAAATCAAGTGGTGTCCACAGCTGGGGTCTCTACCAGAAGAGCTGCAACGCCTCACCATGCTTCAAAATTTGTATATCATCGGGTGTCCAGTCCTAGAAGAGCGCTGCTGA